The Spirosoma sp. SC4-14 DNA window GCCTACTTCTTTAAGATTGATACGACTATCAAAAAAATTCGCAATGCGCTTCAGAAGCAATTTAACGATGCCGACTTTGGACTAACTGTAGATCAATGGGTTGTTATCGATCACCTCTACCGAAATCCGGGCATCAGCCAGAATACCATTTCGGAAATGACAACTAAAGATGCACCAACGGTTACGCGAATCATTGATTTGCTTTCGCAAAAAGGGTTGGCCGAACGCCGAATGGCCGATAACGACCGCCGGAAATTTCTGGTGTATCTGACCGAAGCAGGCGAAGCAAAACATCAGGAAGTACTCCCAATCGTGTCGGCCATGCGTCGCAAAGGCTGGGGCGATCTAAGCGAAGAAGATTATCAACATTTTGTCAGGATAATGGATTCTATCTACAGCAATATCAGCGAGTAGTAGCCCCTTTCCTTATGTACGGCATTTTCAGTTACGACATTGCATCGCCCCGTGTTGGCTATAAACATGGTCGGCAGATTCTCGACCTCGAAGTTGTCGGCCTGCTTGGCTATTTCGATGATCTGGGTATTGATCCAACTGTATTTACAAAGCCCGTCCTGAACGATTTTATTGCCCTGGGCAAACCCGCTCATCAACGCATTCGACAACACCTGAAAGAGTTACTCAACGACGAAACTATTGCTTTCAGGCATGTTCATGATCAGGCTTTTATCGATGAGTCGCGCGTACAGATGCACCTGCCCGTGCGGATTGGCAATTACACCGATTTCTACGCTGGTATCCATCACGCCGAAAACGTGGGCCGAATGTTTCGGCCCAATGCCGACCCTCTGCTGCCTAACTACCGTCATTTGCCCGTAGCCTATCACGGTCGGGCGTCGTCGATTGTCGTATCAGGAACACCGATCCGCCGACCAGTCGGTCAGTTTTTAAACGCCGACAACAAACCCACATTTGGTCCGTCGCAGGCACTGGATTTTGAATTAGAGCTAGGTCTGGTCATCGGCAAAAGCAACGCACTGGGCGAATCGATTGCTATAGATGAAGCCGAAGACTATATTTTTGGCGTTACGCTTTTCAACGACTGGTCGGCGCGCGATATTCAGCGGTGGGAATATCAGCCACTAGGGCCATTTCTGGGGAAAAATTTTGCATCAAGCCTATCGGCCTGGGTTGTTCCGTTCGAAGATCTTGAACCGTTTCGCATAAACGGCCCACAGCAGGAGCCAACTCCTCTACCGTATTTACAAACTACCCAGCCGTCGCATTTCGATCTTGAATTAGAAGTTATTATGCAACCCGTTGGTTATGAACAAATTGTCATCAGTCGCACCAATGCCCGCTATCTTTACTGGAGTTTCGCACAGATGATTGTCCATCACACGGTTGGCGGCTGTAATTTGCAGATTGGCGACATACTGGCTACCGGTACAATTTCAGGAACCGATTCTGGCAGCTATGGCTCGCTACTTGAACTTAGTCAGAACGGAACCCGGCCACTGCATCTGAACACGCACGAAACAAGAACTTTTCTGAACGATGGCGATACCGTATTGCTGCGTGGCGGGGGATTTTCAGACGGTATTCGCGTCGATCTGGGCGATGTTGCGGGAACTGTTCTCCCCTCCTAACCTATTTGTTGAGGTAAGCGACTCACTGCCATGACAAGAACCATCAACCCGGCCGATCTGCAACCGAACGAATTTTATCGGTATATGATCGGCACTATCGGCCCGCGCCCTATTGCGTTTGCCAGCACTATCGACGCTGCCGGACAGGTCAATCTGAGCCCATTCAGTTTCTTCAATATTTTCGGTTATAATCCCCCTACGCTGGTTTTTGCCCCCAGCATCAACCGTCATGGGCACAAAAAACATACACTGCTTAACGTTGAAGAAGTCGGTGAAGTTGTAATCAATATCGTTAATTACGCAATGGTCGAGCAAATGTCGCTGGCCAGTGCTGAGTTTGAACGTGGCATTAACGAATTCGAAAAAGCAGGGTTCACGGCCATTCCGTCGGAGCGAATTCGGCCACCGCGCGTTGGCGAATCTCCGGCCTCGTTTGAATGCATTGTCCGGCAAATTATTCCAACCCATGAACAGTCTACGGGCGATTTTTACCCACCGGGCTCCGGTTATCTGATTGTCTGCGAAGTAGTGATGGCCCACCTGAACGATGCCATTTTCAACGAAACCGGCGCTATTGACCCACACCGCCTTGATTTGATTGGCCGAATGGGTGGCGACTGGTATGCCCGTGCGCATGGCGATGCACTATTTGAAGTAGCCCGCCCCAAAATAGGAATAGGCTTCGATCAGATCCCGGAACCGATTCGCACTAGCAGCATACTGACGGGAAACGATTTAGGAA harbors:
- a CDS encoding MarR family winged helix-turn-helix transcriptional regulator, with the protein product MTHPSDTRAYFFKIDTTIKKIRNALQKQFNDADFGLTVDQWVVIDHLYRNPGISQNTISEMTTKDAPTVTRIIDLLSQKGLAERRMADNDRRKFLVYLTEAGEAKHQEVLPIVSAMRRKGWGDLSEEDYQHFVRIMDSIYSNISE
- the fahA gene encoding fumarylacetoacetase; protein product: MYGIFSYDIASPRVGYKHGRQILDLEVVGLLGYFDDLGIDPTVFTKPVLNDFIALGKPAHQRIRQHLKELLNDETIAFRHVHDQAFIDESRVQMHLPVRIGNYTDFYAGIHHAENVGRMFRPNADPLLPNYRHLPVAYHGRASSIVVSGTPIRRPVGQFLNADNKPTFGPSQALDFELELGLVIGKSNALGESIAIDEAEDYIFGVTLFNDWSARDIQRWEYQPLGPFLGKNFASSLSAWVVPFEDLEPFRINGPQQEPTPLPYLQTTQPSHFDLELEVIMQPVGYEQIVISRTNARYLYWSFAQMIVHHTVGGCNLQIGDILATGTISGTDSGSYGSLLELSQNGTRPLHLNTHETRTFLNDGDTVLLRGGGFSDGIRVDLGDVAGTVLPS
- a CDS encoding flavin reductase family protein, with amino-acid sequence MTRTINPADLQPNEFYRYMIGTIGPRPIAFASTIDAAGQVNLSPFSFFNIFGYNPPTLVFAPSINRHGHKKHTLLNVEEVGEVVINIVNYAMVEQMSLASAEFERGINEFEKAGFTAIPSERIRPPRVGESPASFECIVRQIIPTHEQSTGDFYPPGSGYLIVCEVVMAHLNDAIFNETGAIDPHRLDLIGRMGGDWYARAHGDALFEVARPKIGIGFDQIPEPIRTSSILTGNDLGKLGSFATLPTIDEISEFKASGVLDELIEEAQFGCQYLPDLLHFRAKQLLAENKVKEAWLTLLQTQ